Proteins encoded in a region of the Candidatus Limnocylindrales bacterium genome:
- a CDS encoding alkaline phosphatase family protein, whose product MIGLDAAEASLLRAWAREGYLPTMRRLLETGHATDLVSPANHFPDVVWPILYTSRGPGRISPYFFIRPDSDTGKLELVHHELSGAEPFWRTASECGMSCAVIDAPKIGPQPPIGGIQLVNWGGHANTATPTSHPVDLAAEVRTKYGRYPVRTCDDHGPGIAEYARVRRDLLSAVALRKRLLIDLLRSRSWDLFFGVFSETHCAGHQFWHLHDPSHPRHPPDAGGLRWALRDIYQAVDAALGEVIEAAGPLVRVVVCSAHGMEPEYHARELLPTLLQWWGMRDATDRIPDPARERSQRLEQPVLQRLRAAVPLRWQYAVKHRLPKRIESELVCRFMGALKLDVHARAFCVPNNDLNPAVRINVIGRDRFGNVAPGAEYDRLCAFLLARMRELINPATGRAALVHVDTIHDAYDGEYVATLPDIVGFWNTERPLDALYSPGYGTIVGPHQDHRTGGHSETGFLAISGKEPALRSGPSDVRDVAPTVLQMLGVPIPAGMEGESRVRV is encoded by the coding sequence GTGATTGGTCTTGATGCCGCCGAGGCATCGTTGCTGCGCGCGTGGGCACGCGAGGGTTATCTGCCGACGATGCGACGGCTGCTCGAGACGGGTCATGCCACGGACCTCGTGTCGCCGGCCAACCATTTCCCGGATGTCGTCTGGCCGATCCTGTATACGAGCCGCGGTCCCGGGCGCATCTCGCCCTACTTCTTCATTCGGCCCGATTCCGACACGGGAAAGCTCGAGCTCGTGCATCATGAGCTGTCGGGCGCAGAACCATTCTGGCGGACGGCGTCAGAATGCGGAATGTCGTGCGCAGTCATCGACGCTCCGAAGATCGGCCCGCAGCCGCCGATCGGCGGCATCCAGCTCGTCAACTGGGGTGGACACGCGAACACCGCTACGCCGACGTCGCATCCCGTCGATCTCGCCGCCGAGGTCCGTACGAAATACGGGCGTTATCCGGTACGCACGTGCGACGATCATGGTCCGGGCATTGCCGAGTATGCGCGCGTGCGTCGCGACCTGCTTTCGGCAGTCGCGCTTCGCAAGCGCCTGCTGATCGATCTTCTGCGATCGCGCTCGTGGGATTTGTTCTTCGGCGTTTTCTCCGAGACGCACTGTGCCGGACATCAGTTCTGGCATCTTCACGATCCGTCGCATCCACGGCATCCGCCGGACGCGGGTGGCCTGCGATGGGCACTGCGTGACATCTACCAGGCGGTCGACGCCGCATTGGGCGAGGTCATCGAGGCCGCAGGTCCGCTCGTGCGCGTGGTAGTGTGCTCGGCGCACGGGATGGAGCCCGAGTATCACGCGCGCGAGCTGCTTCCGACGTTATTGCAGTGGTGGGGAATGCGGGACGCGACCGACCGCATTCCGGATCCTGCGCGCGAACGGAGCCAGCGGCTGGAGCAGCCGGTGCTCCAGCGTCTTCGTGCGGCGGTCCCGTTGCGCTGGCAGTACGCCGTCAAGCACCGCCTGCCGAAGCGGATCGAATCCGAGCTCGTGTGCCGTTTCATGGGTGCGCTCAAGCTCGACGTGCACGCGCGCGCATTCTGCGTCCCGAACAACGATCTCAATCCTGCGGTCCGCATCAACGTGATCGGCCGGGACCGGTTCGGGAACGTAGCGCCCGGAGCAGAGTACGATCGTCTCTGCGCGTTTCTTCTCGCGCGCATGCGCGAGCTGATCAACCCGGCCACCGGCCGCGCGGCGCTGGTGCATGTCGACACCATTCATGATGCGTACGACGGCGAGTATGTCGCGACGCTTCCTGACATCGTCGGGTTCTGGAACACCGAGCGGCCGCTCGATGCGTTATACTCGCCGGGTTACGGGACGATCGTCGGTCCGCATCAGGATCATCGAACGGGCGGGCATAGCGAGACCGGGTTTCTTGCGATCTCCGGTAAGGAACCGGCGCTGCGATCCGGCCCGAGCGATGTGAGAGATGTTGCGCCGACGGTGTTGCAGATGCTCGGGGTGCCGATTCCGGCGGGGATGGAGGGGGAGTCGCGCGTAAGAGTATGA
- a CDS encoding DoxX family protein, which produces MKSWLHQYSDEAYALLRIVAGLMFLFHGVQKIFGVMTEFIPPFGSQIWIGGIIELVGGLAVMIGFRTRIAAFLCSGMMAVAYIQFHWMLQLDSNFFPAINKGEPAVLYCFVFLLIACRGAVKWGMDPD; this is translated from the coding sequence ATGAAGTCATGGCTGCACCAATACTCCGACGAAGCCTACGCGCTGCTGCGCATCGTTGCCGGACTGATGTTCCTGTTCCACGGAGTGCAGAAGATCTTCGGCGTGATGACCGAGTTCATTCCCCCGTTCGGTTCGCAGATCTGGATCGGCGGGATCATCGAGCTCGTCGGCGGCCTCGCGGTGATGATCGGGTTTCGCACGCGCATCGCGGCGTTCCTGTGCAGCGGCATGATGGCGGTTGCCTACATCCAGTTTCACTGGATGCTGCAGCTCGACTCCAACTTTTTCCCCGCGATCAACAAAGGCGAGCCCGCGGTGCTCTACTGCTTCGTGTTCCTGCTGATTGCGTGTCGCGGTGCAGTGAAATGGGGAATGGATCCGGACTGA
- the pdxH gene encoding pyridoxamine 5'-phosphate oxidase codes for MTDPISRLRAWIRAAAKAGAPMPDAMVLATVDSRGRPSARYVLLKEVSARGLVFYTNANSRKGIDMAGNDRVALVFYWDVTGRQVRIEGKVSTLSAGEADEYWQERPVASRYASAASNQSHPIASRSELLRRYAALENEFPDGSIPRPAHWKGYLVAPDAIEFWTRAEPRLHKRELFTKKRSAGAPQWKSEILQP; via the coding sequence ATGACAGACCCCATTTCCCGACTTCGAGCCTGGATCCGGGCGGCGGCCAAGGCCGGCGCGCCGATGCCGGACGCAATGGTCCTGGCCACGGTCGACTCCCGCGGGCGCCCGTCTGCCCGCTACGTCCTTCTCAAAGAGGTCAGCGCGCGTGGCCTCGTGTTCTACACCAACGCGAACAGCCGCAAGGGCATCGACATGGCCGGCAACGATCGCGTTGCGCTCGTCTTTTACTGGGACGTCACCGGCAGGCAGGTGCGCATCGAGGGCAAAGTCTCGACGCTCTCCGCAGGCGAAGCGGACGAGTACTGGCAGGAGCGGCCGGTCGCGAGCCGCTACGCGTCCGCGGCATCGAACCAGAGCCATCCGATCGCATCGCGGAGCGAGCTGCTGCGCCGCTACGCTGCGCTCGAAAACGAATTCCCCGACGGAAGCATTCCGCGCCCCGCGCACTGGAAGGGCTATCTCGTCGCTCCCGATGCAATCGAGTTCTGGACGCGCGCCGAGCCGCGACTTCACAAGCGCGAGCTGTTCACGAAGAAGCGCTCCGCCGGCGCACCCCAGTGGAAATCGGAGATCCTCCAGCCTTGA
- a CDS encoding ATP-binding cassette domain-containing protein — protein sequence MITAAPLLRVDDVAVRYLIRGRIFTRGASHRWALRGVSFDVDHGETLGIIGRNGAGKTTLLRVLAGILGCDRGTVERAPGVRSSLLSLQVGFLPQLTGRENATLSGMLLGLRRREVAARFDSIVAFAELEDVIDDPIATWSDGMRARLGFSVAYHADPDLLLLDEALGTGDAAFHEKSAAAMRERIRSDRTCVLVTHDEAAIHELCDRCIWIEGGVVAAAGRPRDVLASYRGSDSFAAVSQLRAS from the coding sequence ATGATCACCGCCGCTCCACTTCTGCGCGTCGACGACGTCGCCGTGCGCTATCTGATCCGCGGCCGGATCTTCACGCGCGGCGCGAGTCACCGCTGGGCGCTGCGCGGAGTGTCGTTCGACGTCGATCACGGCGAGACGCTCGGCATCATCGGACGCAACGGCGCGGGAAAGACGACGCTGCTGCGCGTGCTCGCCGGCATTCTCGGATGCGATCGCGGCACGGTCGAGCGTGCGCCGGGCGTACGATCGTCGCTGCTCAGCCTCCAGGTTGGCTTCCTTCCGCAACTGACCGGCCGCGAAAACGCGACGCTGTCGGGCATGCTGCTCGGACTGCGCCGCCGCGAAGTCGCCGCGCGGTTCGATTCGATCGTCGCGTTCGCCGAGCTCGAGGACGTGATCGACGATCCGATCGCGACGTGGTCGGACGGCATGCGCGCGCGGCTCGGATTTTCCGTCGCGTATCACGCAGACCCCGACCTGCTGCTGCTCGACGAGGCGCTCGGAACCGGCGATGCGGCCTTCCATGAAAAATCGGCAGCCGCGATGCGCGAGCGGATCCGGTCGGATCGCACGTGCGTGCTCGTCACGCACGACGAAGCGGCGATCCATGAGCTCTGCGATCGGTGCATCTGGATCGAAGGCGGCGTGGTAGCCGCTGCGGGACGGCCGCGCGACGTGCTTGCGTCGTATCGCGGCAGCGATTCGTTCGCAGCTGTGTCGCAGCTCAGAGCTTCCTGA
- a CDS encoding class I adenylate-forming enzyme family protein, whose protein sequence is MSITYEQIVEQMTGPGGPFEIVVETVGGRPMKNFKNRERSLREKIAAAAQRGDQVAIVYGDRRISYGELAALCFGVSARLVNDHGLVKGDRVAVLAVNRPEWLFAAFGATSAAAIGVALNGWWQTDELEYGLNDSGARFLVVDDRLYARVAPVLGKIPTLEKVFYIGENAPAGTIPFSSLLDPTDVVPDAPIDEDDPFMILYTSGTTGRSKGCITTHRGTIAQVLGIIFAGLAGSILSGKELIPASGQAASLLSSPLFHVGGLHSGVCTQITAGVKIVFLEGKFDPERVMQTIEREKITMWPAIPTMLHRVVHSPDIAKYDLSSLRSVSFGGAPTSPETIDRAREVLPVEPTFANAYGLTETHGVATVNGGKDLLDRKTAAGRPAPVLDCKVVDEHGGDVAPGALGEVLFYGPTVTPGYWNRPDATAESVRDGWLHTGDLGYLDADGFLFIVDRAKDMILRGGENVYCVEIENLLAEHSEIDEAAIIGVPDAEMGERVKAIVRRVPGSALDADAVRRHVASRMASFKVPEIVEFTDEALPRNPAGKLLKNELRKL, encoded by the coding sequence ATGTCGATCACCTACGAGCAGATCGTTGAGCAGATGACCGGGCCCGGCGGGCCGTTCGAGATCGTCGTCGAGACGGTCGGCGGCCGTCCGATGAAGAACTTCAAGAATCGCGAGCGCTCGCTGCGCGAGAAGATCGCAGCGGCGGCGCAGCGCGGCGACCAGGTTGCGATCGTCTACGGTGACCGCCGCATCAGCTACGGCGAGCTCGCCGCACTGTGCTTCGGAGTCTCCGCCCGCCTCGTGAACGACCACGGCCTCGTCAAAGGCGACCGCGTCGCAGTTCTTGCGGTCAATCGTCCGGAATGGCTTTTCGCGGCTTTCGGCGCGACGTCGGCGGCGGCCATCGGCGTTGCGCTCAACGGCTGGTGGCAAACCGACGAGCTCGAATACGGCCTCAATGATTCCGGCGCACGCTTTCTCGTCGTCGACGACCGGCTGTATGCGCGCGTCGCGCCCGTTCTCGGAAAGATCCCGACACTCGAGAAGGTCTTCTACATCGGCGAGAACGCGCCCGCCGGAACCATCCCGTTCTCGTCGCTGCTCGATCCGACCGACGTCGTCCCCGACGCACCGATCGACGAAGACGATCCGTTCATGATCCTCTATACGTCCGGAACCACCGGCCGTTCGAAAGGCTGCATCACGACGCATCGCGGAACCATCGCGCAGGTGCTTGGCATCATCTTCGCCGGACTTGCCGGCTCGATTCTTTCCGGGAAGGAGCTGATTCCGGCCAGCGGACAGGCGGCGAGCCTGCTGTCGTCGCCGCTGTTTCATGTCGGCGGCCTGCACTCCGGCGTCTGCACGCAGATCACCGCGGGCGTCAAGATCGTTTTCCTCGAAGGCAAGTTCGATCCCGAACGCGTCATGCAGACGATCGAACGCGAAAAGATCACGATGTGGCCGGCGATCCCGACGATGCTTCATCGCGTCGTGCACTCGCCGGACATCGCGAAGTACGACCTGTCGAGCCTGCGAAGCGTATCGTTCGGCGGTGCGCCGACGTCTCCCGAGACGATCGATCGTGCGCGCGAAGTGCTGCCCGTCGAGCCGACGTTCGCCAATGCGTACGGCCTTACCGAAACCCACGGTGTCGCGACCGTCAACGGCGGCAAGGATCTGCTCGATCGCAAGACCGCGGCAGGACGACCTGCTCCGGTGCTCGACTGCAAGGTCGTCGACGAGCACGGGGGCGACGTCGCGCCCGGTGCTCTCGGCGAAGTGCTGTTCTACGGCCCGACCGTGACGCCGGGCTACTGGAACCGTCCGGATGCGACGGCCGAATCCGTGCGCGACGGATGGCTGCATACCGGCGACCTCGGCTATCTCGACGCGGACGGCTTCCTGTTCATCGTCGATCGCGCGAAGGACATGATCCTTCGCGGCGGCGAGAACGTGTACTGCGTCGAGATCGAGAACCTGCTTGCCGAGCATTCCGAGATCGACGAAGCGGCGATCATCGGAGTTCCCGACGCGGAGATGGGCGAGCGCGTCAAGGCGATCGTGCGACGCGTCCCCGGATCCGCGCTCGATGCCGACGCGGTTCGCCGCCATGTCGCGTCGCGCATGGCGTCGTTCAAGGTTCCGGAGATCGTCGAGTTCACCGATGAGGCGCTTCCGAGAAACCCGGCCGGCAAGCTGCTGAAGAACGAGCTCAGGAAGCTCTGA
- a CDS encoding DUF1566 domain-containing protein, whose amino-acid sequence MSGADIPYGTDCLFILRAAVHTAACNPECICRLTGSEAVSVTDALACLRSAVGAAGLPVCDCAPPTTTTTLPAPAGNCDSSGVSCTSKFDCEEECFGTCEAAYDACYAPALAEYDACFATCLPDDMACVRLCVLRLHTSETACVRTLRDCTAPCSGALCSGLYDGPRFEDTGLTVIDHQTKLEWEKKTADTVADRYTWTKDYSTTWPNGTVFTSFLADLNDCRGDHRCFAGHCDWRLPTSGGLRTTGKHAELESLLDLLHCNLNENCIDPLFGPISDEIHWSRTTSKAAKSQVWAVELVPLYPRIREWDKYRSEPARAVRDLY is encoded by the coding sequence GTGAGCGGGGCTGATATCCCGTACGGAACGGATTGCCTCTTCATCTTGCGCGCGGCGGTGCATACGGCGGCCTGCAACCCCGAATGCATCTGCCGTCTTACCGGTAGTGAAGCGGTATCCGTTACCGATGCGCTGGCGTGTCTTCGGTCGGCCGTGGGCGCAGCGGGTCTGCCGGTCTGCGATTGTGCGCCGCCGACGACCACGACGACGCTGCCCGCGCCTGCCGGAAACTGCGATTCGAGCGGCGTGAGCTGCACATCGAAGTTCGACTGTGAGGAGGAATGTTTCGGCACCTGCGAGGCTGCGTACGACGCATGCTACGCGCCAGCGCTTGCGGAGTACGACGCGTGCTTCGCGACTTGCCTGCCGGACGACATGGCCTGCGTTCGGCTATGCGTTCTGAGACTGCATACGTCCGAGACCGCCTGTGTTCGCACCCTGCGGGACTGCACTGCGCCCTGCAGCGGCGCGCTGTGCTCGGGGCTGTACGACGGCCCGCGGTTCGAAGATACGGGACTGACGGTCATCGACCATCAGACAAAGCTCGAATGGGAGAAGAAGACGGCGGATACGGTGGCCGATCGTTACACGTGGACGAAGGATTACTCGACCACATGGCCGAACGGTACGGTGTTCACGAGCTTCCTCGCCGATCTTAACGATTGCCGCGGCGATCACCGCTGCTTCGCCGGCCACTGCGATTGGAGGCTGCCGACAAGCGGCGGACTGCGAACGACGGGGAAGCACGCCGAGCTCGAGTCGCTGCTGGATCTGCTTCACTGCAATCTCAACGAAAATTGCATCGACCCTCTCTTCGGGCCGATCTCCGATGAGATCCATTGGAGTCGCACGACAAGCAAAGCCGCGAAGAGCCAGGTCTGGGCGGTCGAGCTCGTTCCCCTCTATCCTCGTATCCGCGAGTGGGACAAGTACCGTTCCGAGCCGGCGCGCGCGGTGCGTGACTTGTACTGA
- a CDS encoding carotenoid oxygenase family protein, whose translation MRPASGLDARQFWINTWRPSTTQTSYDLTDIEGEVPREIHGTLYRNGPSQQVLPSEGSRALHLFDGDGLVHRLRIDDGRVSYTGRVVEHPSTLRERAEGRFCMNSVGVTVADPVDPFRIQPNTNVVFHAGKLMALVENAYPFEIDRTTLAPVGVNDFQGKMLGMSTSAHPKIDHRTGQMIIHGYQPFEPYLQLYVVEPDGTCSLAESVDAPFSAMAHDMAITENYVVFILGAIHFDGLTIMNGGTFKEAVTWKPELGLRFGVRRREAGAQTQWFTAPTPGYIFHPGNAYEENGKIFMDACTYRDGAALLATLERARDGRPVPGFSAVPFLYELDLATGVCSERQLDERGAEFPRLDDRLVGYKNRYGYAALDRSAGGDPADTWSTIVRYDRQGGSNAVHDFGKWQWPSEPVFVPRHADAAESDGFVLTIVYDGLSDGSYLAILDAQNLAAKPLAKCRLEHRIPMGFHGNFAGGIL comes from the coding sequence TTGCGACCGGCTTCCGGCCTCGATGCCCGCCAGTTCTGGATCAACACGTGGCGGCCGTCGACGACGCAGACTTCCTACGACCTCACCGATATCGAGGGAGAAGTGCCGCGCGAGATTCACGGCACGCTCTATCGCAACGGGCCGTCCCAGCAGGTGCTGCCCTCCGAAGGATCGCGTGCGCTTCATCTGTTCGACGGGGACGGCCTCGTGCATCGGCTGCGCATCGACGACGGGCGCGTGTCGTACACCGGCCGGGTCGTCGAGCATCCGAGCACGCTGCGCGAGCGCGCCGAGGGACGCTTCTGCATGAACTCGGTCGGCGTCACGGTCGCCGACCCCGTCGATCCGTTCCGCATCCAGCCGAACACGAACGTCGTGTTCCATGCGGGCAAGCTGATGGCGCTGGTCGAGAACGCGTATCCGTTCGAGATCGACCGCACGACTCTCGCACCGGTCGGCGTCAACGATTTCCAGGGAAAGATGCTCGGCATGAGCACGAGCGCGCATCCGAAGATCGACCACCGCACCGGGCAGATGATCATCCACGGCTACCAGCCGTTCGAGCCGTATCTCCAGCTCTATGTCGTCGAGCCCGACGGCACCTGCTCACTCGCCGAGAGTGTGGATGCGCCGTTTTCCGCGATGGCGCACGACATGGCGATCACCGAGAACTACGTCGTTTTCATCCTCGGCGCGATCCACTTCGACGGGCTCACCATCATGAACGGCGGCACCTTCAAGGAAGCCGTCACATGGAAACCCGAGCTCGGCCTGCGTTTCGGTGTGCGGCGCCGCGAAGCCGGCGCGCAGACCCAGTGGTTCACGGCACCAACGCCCGGCTACATCTTCCATCCCGGCAACGCGTACGAAGAAAACGGCAAGATTTTCATGGACGCGTGCACGTATCGCGACGGCGCCGCGCTGCTTGCGACGCTCGAACGTGCGCGCGACGGTCGTCCGGTTCCGGGATTCTCGGCCGTGCCGTTCCTCTACGAGCTCGACCTTGCGACCGGTGTCTGCAGCGAGCGCCAGCTCGACGAGCGCGGCGCGGAGTTCCCGCGCCTCGACGACCGGCTGGTCGGCTACAAGAACCGTTACGGATACGCCGCACTCGATCGCAGCGCCGGCGGCGATCCGGCCGACACGTGGTCGACGATCGTGCGCTACGACCGCCAGGGCGGCAGCAACGCGGTGCACGACTTCGGCAAATGGCAGTGGCCGAGCGAGCCGGTGTTCGTTCCGCGTCACGCCGATGCGGCCGAATCCGACGGGTTCGTGCTCACGATCGTCTACGACGGGCTGAGCGACGGCTCGTACCTCGCGATTCTCGACGCACAAAACCTCGCAGCGAAGCCGCTTGCCAAATGCCGGCTCGAGCACAGGATCCCGATGGGATTCCACGGTAATTTCGCCGGCGGGATTCTCTGA
- a CDS encoding alpha/beta fold hydrolase: protein MGNLSRLLEFFPFTRRPPPFTHPNADVRWTIRANGSATLDVTREILYSRMPRTDELYDEIFASLDQDFEQLKYESDDAEIVDVASDKNSIRIYWRPRSIPIQPNIVYTHSYKWTPPGVAHPRYKQFTIASRVPTARYRLRIVSHRPVAEALCYKGHPRQNVLDPEEVMRNAREVERRGAPPPRKTGDKTFEVSIANVQPGERYFVIVEFEPPADGRPAPRLVVLVPGLARRIEPWTPLVERLKKEESLADAYWSIWDHGQSWYSFAEVEDVARDLRAHIDQLWQARGPFTDVILVGHSLGGLLVRKAYLDASAADDRPRRRTEWAGCVSRIILFAGINRGVDNKSRLRNRVGAWFARAFPILRRCLAWDLLRGSDFITDVRIQWIRYFSTLGDSAPLVVQLLGTRDDLIEREDSIDVEQFPTAHHIEVPGAEHHNVFELGVGSSADDRYALLRQAFVRQRSDVRSEEPQSEPKDIVFVVHGIRANNQTWVKDTLEKIASTWPHVEVIDPRYPFLSALRFAIPMTRRRELQWFRDAYSQALARHPHASFSFIGHSNGTYIFGESLRAIPAMKFRRAVLVGSVLPADYDWEERVRRGQLESLRVDCSAYDWPVGWLCSLLRGAGMKDVGTGGYEGFTRLNGVQKHEYLWYKGGHSAPLASENLGALAEFAVLGSIIPPGNLEPETRWFTFVSRLLHRLAPIVVLGIGACFILLLATTWTVALSILLALTCAVILLDVT from the coding sequence ATGGGCAATTTGTCTCGGCTTCTCGAGTTCTTTCCCTTTACGCGTCGGCCGCCCCCGTTCACCCATCCCAACGCCGATGTGCGCTGGACCATCCGCGCAAATGGCAGCGCAACCCTGGACGTCACACGCGAGATTTTGTACTCGCGAATGCCCAGAACAGACGAACTCTACGACGAGATTTTTGCCTCGCTGGACCAGGACTTCGAGCAACTCAAGTATGAATCTGATGATGCCGAGATCGTCGATGTTGCATCCGACAAGAACTCCATTCGCATTTACTGGCGACCTCGTTCCATACCAATCCAGCCCAATATAGTTTACACCCACAGCTATAAGTGGACGCCGCCCGGTGTTGCGCATCCTCGGTACAAGCAGTTCACCATCGCATCTCGCGTTCCTACCGCGCGCTATCGTCTTCGCATAGTGAGTCATAGACCTGTGGCGGAAGCGCTTTGCTACAAGGGACATCCGCGCCAGAACGTCCTCGATCCCGAAGAGGTCATGCGAAATGCGAGGGAGGTCGAGCGACGCGGAGCACCTCCGCCGCGAAAGACTGGGGACAAAACGTTCGAGGTCTCCATCGCGAACGTTCAGCCAGGAGAACGCTACTTTGTCATCGTCGAGTTCGAGCCTCCGGCCGACGGCCGACCCGCTCCGAGACTCGTCGTGTTGGTTCCCGGTCTGGCGCGTCGGATCGAACCTTGGACCCCATTGGTTGAGCGCTTGAAAAAGGAGGAATCACTCGCCGACGCCTACTGGTCGATCTGGGATCATGGGCAAAGCTGGTACAGCTTCGCGGAAGTCGAAGATGTCGCTCGCGATCTTCGCGCCCATATCGATCAACTGTGGCAGGCGCGAGGGCCGTTTACCGACGTGATTCTCGTGGGCCATAGTCTCGGCGGCTTGCTGGTTCGGAAGGCTTACCTTGATGCTTCCGCAGCAGATGACCGGCCGAGGCGACGTACGGAATGGGCCGGCTGCGTATCCCGCATTATACTATTCGCCGGTATCAACCGCGGCGTGGATAATAAATCGCGACTTCGCAATCGCGTGGGTGCGTGGTTTGCCAGAGCATTCCCGATTCTCAGGAGATGTCTGGCATGGGATCTACTTCGAGGATCCGATTTCATCACGGACGTCCGCATCCAATGGATTCGGTATTTCTCAACGTTGGGTGACTCCGCGCCATTGGTTGTACAATTGCTAGGTACTCGCGACGATCTTATCGAACGGGAAGACAGTATCGATGTCGAACAGTTTCCCACTGCGCACCATATCGAGGTACCGGGGGCCGAACACCACAACGTGTTCGAGTTGGGGGTCGGCTCCAGCGCAGATGACAGATACGCCTTACTACGGCAGGCATTTGTTCGGCAAAGAAGTGACGTGAGATCCGAAGAACCGCAGTCAGAACCGAAGGACATTGTGTTCGTGGTTCATGGGATTCGGGCGAACAATCAAACATGGGTAAAGGATACCCTCGAGAAGATAGCCTCCACTTGGCCGCACGTGGAAGTTATCGATCCGCGATACCCTTTCCTATCGGCCCTTCGATTTGCCATACCGATGACACGAAGGCGGGAGCTTCAGTGGTTTCGAGATGCCTACAGCCAGGCCTTAGCTCGGCATCCGCACGCATCGTTCTCGTTTATCGGACACAGCAATGGAACCTACATTTTCGGGGAGAGTTTGCGCGCGATTCCCGCCATGAAATTCCGTCGCGCGGTTCTAGTCGGATCGGTACTGCCAGCGGACTACGACTGGGAGGAGCGCGTCCGCCGAGGACAACTCGAGTCACTGCGGGTGGATTGTAGCGCATACGATTGGCCCGTCGGCTGGCTTTGCAGCCTCCTGCGCGGTGCAGGGATGAAGGACGTTGGCACTGGGGGGTACGAGGGATTTACGCGACTCAACGGCGTCCAGAAGCATGAGTATCTCTGGTACAAGGGCGGGCATAGCGCACCACTCGCGAGCGAGAATCTAGGCGCACTGGCGGAGTTCGCTGTACTTGGTTCGATCATCCCGCCGGGAAACTTGGAACCCGAGACCAGATGGTTCACCTTCGTTTCGAGGCTCCTTCACCGACTCGCGCCGATTGTCGTCCTTGGCATCGGCGCCTGTTTCATCTTGCTGTTGGCGACGACATGGACAGTTGCACTGTCCATCCTTCTCGCGCTGACCTGCGCCGTCATACTTCTTGATGTCACGTGA
- a CDS encoding DoxX family membrane protein, with product MESLATRIIRWLLGLLLVVAGLNKFLHFMPDPPHNEAGMAFMMGLVGSGYMLPLIAIVEIVCGLAFLTGRFVALAAVVLAPVALNIVLFHVLLDSTEAAPGLFVGAATVYLLAVNYSKYQEMLRAK from the coding sequence ATGGAATCACTCGCTACCCGCATCATCCGATGGCTGCTCGGACTCCTGCTCGTCGTTGCGGGACTGAACAAGTTCCTGCATTTCATGCCGGACCCGCCGCACAACGAAGCCGGCATGGCGTTCATGATGGGGCTGGTAGGCTCGGGCTATATGCTGCCGCTGATTGCGATCGTCGAGATCGTGTGCGGGCTCGCGTTTCTGACTGGGAGGTTCGTCGCGCTTGCCGCGGTCGTGCTCGCGCCGGTGGCGCTCAACATCGTTCTGTTTCACGTGCTGCTCGATTCGACCGAAGCGGCGCCGGGATTGTTCGTCGGGGCGGCGACGGTTTATCTGCTGGCGGTGAACTATTCGAAGTATCAGGAGATGCTCCGAGCGAAGTAG